The genomic window atagcaaCTTTAGGAGGAAGTGATACTCCATATTAGAACTTGTAACAGAGCAAAAAGAAAGCTAAATATCAGGTAGTACCAAAGATTTTGGAAAATTAACTTTTGAGGAATTCAGAAAGGATAAATAGGTTGGGGAGccaagggaggggggaagaggaacTAAAGTTCTACAGGGAAGTTGACCCAAGAAGTGTGGATAGCTTTCAAGGATGAAATTGTCATATCGTTAAAGTAAGTTATtctgataaggaaggaaaaggggaattgTCCAAAAAGATAATGCACAGAGAACCCATCAACCAACTTAGTATGGTAAAAGAACACataaagaagatggaaggaagtgCAGGTTACAGAGGATGGAAACAAAAGGTCACTGTCCTGCAAGAATGGTTTCAGGAATGCTTAAAGATCAGTATGTTCTGGGACGTTTGATGAATGTTGAGGACAGCTGaaagggttttttaaaatattggggCAAGAGAAGTATTAAAGAACTGATGGAACCAGTGTTCAAGGTACATGGGGTAACAATAATGGATTCTGGGACAAGATGGAACTACTTAATTCTTATTTTACTAATTTTCTCtatcaaggagaatgatcttcagactgagagaaataaaacaaaaatggtcaACAAGTTAAAACTGAAGATAAATAGAAGAGATGATAGGAGAACACCTAGATATTCTCAGTGAGTTCAGTTCATCTGGGCTACATGTCTCTGTCTTTGCACATTTAAAAGAACTGGCTGGTGTGATTGCTTAGTTCCTTTCAACAATCCTTGAAAAACCAAAGAGAATTGGAGAGGTGGCAGAGAACTGAAAAGAGGCAGATTCAGTGATGATTCACTGGAAAAAAGAAGGTGGGGCCTGCAAACTAGAAGCTAGCAAGTTTGACTTCAatttctggtgctctagaatgGGTTATTAAAAGGACGACTTAAGATTTATAAAGGGAAGTGGtggttatatttctttttatcaagGCTAGGTCTTTTtagactaaccttatttccttttttttttaacagggttCCTACATTGATAGATGAGGATAATGCTATACACATATAGCTAGAATTCAGTAAAGTATTTGAGATAGTCTTTCATCTAATCTTTTAGAAAATATGGTTATATGTGGACTTGATGATGGTATAGGTAGGTAAATTTAGAACTATTTGAATGACAAGATCTAAAAAGTCACCATTAATAGGTCGTGGTAGCTGAGTGAAGGTTCTCCAGTAGATTCTGTTGTCCTTGTTGCTATACTATTTAAAATGTTAATCTGTGTCTCTTCTAAAATTGAGATGGAATACTTATCAAATTCACATATGACATGAGgctaagggaaaaaataagtaaTTTGGATCGCATGTTCAGAATTTGAAATGATTTCTACATATTGGCATCATTGGCTTAatagaaaaaagattaaatttaatagaaattaatCTAAAATGCTATACTTAGGTTTTAAAAAGTCACTTGAAAATATGCCAGACAAGAAACATGGAGCTCGATAGTACTTAATTTCATGAAAAACTTATTATTTTCATGGATTGAAAGTGAAGTTATAAATCAGCAGTATGTCAATATGACCAGAAAAGCTTAAGCTGTCTTAAGACATGGACAGTGCCAAGAACTGGGGACATAAGAATcctaaattatattattatttgtttaatAGTATTAGTCTCATTTCCCCAGAGACACTGTTAGTCTCTTTGACCAAAAGATATCCCTGTTATGCCCCTCTGGCATCTTTTACAGTACCTACCCCCATAAAAGGACAGGGTGACTTAATGAATAAATATGTGAATATGaggtgggaaaaagaaaaaaagcactagACAAGTGGAGATCCTTTCTTATGAAGTCCAACATCATCAGAATGGCCCTGTCTAGGCTTCTGTGTTATAAGATAGTGGGAGGAAATAAGTACACACCCTAAAAACAAAGATGgtgtttcagaaaaaaaggaactaTCATCACACCTGGCCACATCTCAATCCACATTTGCAGAATTGTGTTGACCTCTGGCTATCACAATTTAGCAAGGACTTTTGACAAATGATAGTATACCCAGAACAAAGTCATGGGAATGATGAAAGGGATTGAGGACTATATCTATAAACATGGGATAAAGGAGTTTGGCACATTAGGGAGACTATGATCAAGgacacaaaaattatttttaattatttgaaagGCTCTTTTTgggaaaaagacttttaaaaaaaagcatcaaaGTACATGTAGAAAAAAGGCCAAAATATGTTTACCTGATAAATGTAGTGAAGACAAGTGTGTACATATTATGTGGAAATTTGGGAGAAATCCTATTATTTCAGTTTATAGTACCTGAGGTCATATGCAGGGAGATCGCTGTTCCTCAAAATCTTTTGTGATTGTATGTATGAATTCAAGACTTTGAGCAGCAGTGTCCATGATCCCCTTTGTGATCCTGGAAAGTGACTGGGTTACTTCATTTTCATTGACTTTCCTTTTTGTAGGaagtgtgtgtctgtatatgtgtacatgcttGTGTACAcagtgtgcatgtgcatgcatatgtgtgtatgcatgcatgtactgTGCATgcgcatgcatgtgcatatgctGGGCAGTCAACCAAGTAGTATATGGGAAAATATAGCTTGGTCTACTGGGAATTGCAAAGtaaaatcagtttcctcatatttcctTTTAATTCCTCAGCTGTTAATCCTCAGGACTCTAGCTTTCTTCaggtggaggaaagaaaagaggagacaatGGTCCCAGAACTTCTGACTTTGAGATCCCAGGTATGTTgatgtttccttttttctgaaatgccttctttttttttagggTGTGGTCTCATTTCTGCCCATCATCTTGTAACCCAGAAGACACTACATAGGGCTGTTCTGATGATGTTGAACTTCAAAAGAAATGATCCCCACTTGTCTAGTGCTTTTCTTTCCTATCCTCTTATGTGCTAACTATTGTAAAAGATGCCAGAGGtacataaaagaaatattttttggtCGAAGAGGTTAACATTATCACTAGGGAAATGAGACTAATACTATTAAAcaatgatatatttattttttttaattttcaaaattaattagtaacaaaaaccaaaaagtaaGTTATAAAGGAAAGGCAGGTAGGAAGTGGTGGaatcctttgtttaaaaaaaattcagcagaAACTtgtagtaaaatattttaaagtgattttaaaatttttgctacAAATGGAATCTGATTAATTGTAAGAGCTGGTATCGCACCAGTCAACAGACTTCCTCCAGTGCTCCCCCCACAAATATTTACATAGGGTACCACAAAATCAGGCATATAGCAAATTCGTGAAAGAACTCTTTTGAAACACTCACAAACCTGAAAATTTCCAGAAATTTTTAGCTATCCTGCTCACATCCCCAACCTGTTCTCCTTTCTCCAGAACCATATAGGGAAGAGGGCTTTGTGTGACTAAGAATGGGTTTGACATTTCAGGAATCTGTGACGTTCAAGGATGTGGCCGTGGATTTCACCCAGGAAGAGTGGGGGCAGTTGGATTCAGATCAGAAGGACCTATACCTGGCTGTCATGCTGGAGAACTACAGGAATCTAGTCTCTCTGGGTAAGGATAGTTTTTGACTAGGGATCTTTTTGTAgtatcttcatttccttttttcttacagGATATGAAGTCATTAGCTAAAAGTTAGCAGGGGAAGCAGCACACAGAGAAGATGTCTAATCCTTTTACAACCAACCTGGGAACAACCTCCTTGTTCCCAAATGAAGAAGATTTGTTAAATATAACTGCAAATTGGTGGGTTCATTATGCTGTTTCTTTGGCTTCATGTAAGCTATCATCCTCCAGGGTGATGTCTTCCCAAGACAAGTATTCTCCTAGTGTAAGTTCTAGAGTAAATTCCTGCAAATATTAGAAGTATCTTCCATCTTCTTAATGGGGAAGGGGACAGATGAATTCACATGAACTCTGTACCTTCTTCCTTTACACTTTATTGGAATGTTATATTGAACTCTCCTACTTAACACTCCTTTGAACCGTCTCCTAGAATTTCCTTTTTGGGTCCTTTCTTCAGGAGTTTGTAACTGGAAGTTAAATGCTGAGATTTTTTTTGTCCTCATTCCAAACAGTCACTTTTGCATTGTTTTTCCACATGAGCAGGACTTCCAGTTTCCAAACAAGAAGTAATTTTCCATAAGGATCAAGGGAAAGAGCCAGGAATCCTGGAAAGAGAAGTATCAAAAGGTACTTGTTCAGATTAATGAGTAAATGAGTGAAACCATGCAGAGGGCAGTCATTGCAAGCAAAAAGTCAGGTGGTCAGCCAGAAAATCTTAGGGTCTCTCAGACCTGGGGGCAAATGGATGAAATATGACCTTAATAATGCACCAGTTCTCATGCCTTCTCCAAACTGAGATATATTCCTTTTCTGTATATCAGACCCTTGTACTTTACTTTGAATATTGTCCCTTGTCCTTCCCTATACTTTTAGGcatttcatagatttagaattaggcAAAGtgttagaaatcatctagttcataCATTTTACCTATATTATAATTATCTGTTTCTAGTTATATTGGTTTCTGGTATGGGATTATGgtatgactaattttttttttaaacttaagacTTCTTAATGGCTATGTTTGGGTCACTCACTGCAGCATTTAGAATGAGGCCTTTCTGAGTTCAAGGAGTTTAAGAGGGGAGAGGACTTGAGCAGTTTCTTCATCCCAGTTCAATTTCTTTAAATGGAGTTCTCTCAAAATGAGTGATTATGTGGTAACTCAGTGTCCactagggaaggaagggaaaaaggaagaagcagaaatacaaaatatgtattaAAGAGTGTATCATTGTGTCTTGAAGAGTGTATAGGAGTGTGATGCCCTCAGCCTCTGAATCTCCATCCAGATTGGAGTAGTGGTGTCTCAAGATTAGGCCAACTCCCTAATTCAAACCAGAAAACctgaagacagacagacaagggCATTATTATATAATGCTAAAAGGAACTTTAAATAACCACTATATAGCAATTCTTACATTACGAGCACCAAACAATTTCAGTAGTTAACTTCATAAAAGAAAGTTTGATAACACTATGAACATAAATAGCAGCTGGTATGGCATCCTCCAAAGATAGTTTCTTAGCTTTCTCTTTTGTATAAGAAAAGTCCCATCAGTGACATTAATAGATATCACTTCCTTTTCAGGGGTTTCAGGATGATGATTGATTTGGAACAAAATGTTAGCTGTTGTCTCCTCTCCTAGATCTATGTTTTGGGATCTTTGAGCACAATAATTGGTTGAGGGTAATGAGACTATGCAATTAGgatgtttctctttttcctcaagATTAGATATCAAAGGgaataagctctttgagaatacAGATGGTATCATTTTTTGTATTGGCATtcccccagtacctagcacagtgcccctagtggcacttaagaaatacttgttgattgattcacaTGTTGTCAGGTGCTGTGAGGCCATGAGTCCAGATAGTTATCTATGCCATTATTATTAGGAAAAGTACTTATCACAAGGTACTGTCCAATTGATATGGCATGAATCTATCAGGGAGTTCTTTATCATAAATTGTCTGGGTAGTGGCAAGGAAATGGCCTTGGGTAATTCTTTCAAGTGAGAAATCAAAGGTCCTTTGACAGGGTTGCTTCAAGTTTTTCCCTTgaattacaaatacaaaaattgcTTCAAATTCCAAGGAGGAGAGGAACTTACAATATTTAAATCCTAAAAAACTCTAAAATATTAATAACGTGTATGTGTGTAGTATGACAAACAATATTAATTCATTAATGTTCTCTAGAGTAAATAAAGTTAATACTTGTagttacaaaattataaaaatctagAAAGGTCATAGAAACCACAAATGAGACAATCATAGTTTAACAGGACCTACAACAATGGCCAAATATGGAATCATTTTTATGTGAGTTCCCTATACATTCCCTAATTGTTCCAGTTAGTTTTCTCTAATAGCTAAGctgttatttccaattttttaaaataacccaGAAATGTGATTGCTTGTTAATTTTTTTGGTGATATTTTGATAATGGCAAATTGAAATTTCCTCCTATTATTAGATACTACTAGATATTTGGCTATTTATATTTATAGGGCTATTAACCTTCCTTTGATAAAGTTAACTACTGAAATTGTTTGGTGCTCATAACTTAAAGATTGCTATATATCGGTTATTTGAACTTCCTTTTAGCATTATGTAATAATGCCCTGGTCTGTCTTTCTTGAGGTTTTATGGTTTAGTTTCATCTGTTTATCATTACTACCATTCCTGctgtttttaatatatatatatatatatttgcatgaaatattttaaacctaccacttaattttttaattaatttatttgttttcagttttctacagtcacttccataagtattagatattctttctccttccatccccaagatggcatgcaattttaaaaCTATATGTGTGCATGAAATAGATTTCCTCTAAACAGAATagggatttttaaatttattcttaaaaTCCACTCTTTTTACCAGAAAAAATTAGACAAAATTAGACAAAAATTTACATTTAGTGCATTAACTAAGCATTAAATTTCCTGTTCTCtggttttcctttccctctttcataTTGAGTTCTGTCCCCTTAGGTCATGTTGTTCTTCAACTTTTCCTCAAGGTCTCCTAAATTTCTTCTCATATTTAATCTCTGGTCTTCTTCATAAATCTAAAATCCTCCAAATTACCCGCacaatttacttttctttatccATCTCAGGTCctcctttcttctgcttctcctaaTGCCACAATTTTCTACCACAAAAgctgaaaggagaaaaataattagaaatggtAATTTATTAGAAAAAATTCTAGATTAAGCATCTAAAAACTCAGGATCTATTTGTGATTCAGCCACTTATTAACTACATGTCCATGAACAAGTCCTTTATTGAATTTTTGGagcttctttttcttattagtaAAAGTCCCTACTTATAGGTCTGttgtgaaattaaaatgaaatactgTATATAGAAGTCCCTTATAAACTAAGAAGTCTATAAATGCAGGAGTAGTCatcattatttgtttttttctttacactTTCCATTTTGAAGAGAATTTTCCTTGATTTAAAAGATAGAATATAGAACTTACCATACAACAGTACTTTCAGTACAAAGGGATACAagatttttacaatttttatttctttcagattGGGACACTGGGATTGAAAGCAAAGGGTCAGTTTCTAACCAAGCTACTTCTATCGAAGAATCCTTTTTGCAAAGACTTAAAATGGTTGATTCTAAGAATTCCCAAGGACAAGACTGGAAATGGAATGTCAAGATCAATAAGAAGCAGCATAATTGGGAGAGACATTCTGAGGAAGTAACAATCACCAACAGAAAAATTTTTGATGTGTTAAAAGACCATGAATGTAATAAATTCGAGAGAAGTTATAACCTGGGGTCAATCCCTGTTCCACAAAGAACAGATTCTATAGAAAGGAGACTCCATAAATATGATACACATGATATTGTCTGCAATGAGTTTTCAGATGTGCTTAAATGTAATACGATCTCCTCAGAGAAGAAACCTTGCAATAGTAATGCATGTGAGGAAGCTTCTAGTGATTGCTCAAATTTAAGGCAATATCATGGTTTACATAATGAGGACAAAATGTACAAATATAATGAACCTGGGAAGGCCTGTAGCGAAAGCATACACCATCAGGGAATTCACGCTGAAGAGAAAcgctataaatgtaatgaatgtggcaaAGCCTTCACCCGGAGCACATTCCTTATTCAACATCAAAGTattcatactggggagaaacaCTATAAGTGTAATGAATGCAGCAAAGCCTTCAATCAGAGAACACACCTTGTTcagcatcagagaatccacactggagaaagaCCCTATGAATGTAGTCATTGTGGAAAAGCTTTTAGCCAGAGATCCCACCTTGTTCAGCATCAGAGAaaccacactggagaaaaaccttatgattgtaatgaatgtgggaaagcattTAGGGACAGCTCATCTCTTATTCGACATCAGATCATCCATACCGGAGAAAAAACATATGAATGCCttgaatgtgggaaggctttcagtCACAGCTCAATccttactcaacatcagagaattcatactggagaaaaaccctatgAGTGCAAAacatgtgggaaagcctttagtCACAGTTCATCCCTTAGTCACCATCAGaggattcacactggagagaaaccttttgagtgcaatgaatgtggaaaagcctttaaTAACAGTTCATCCTTTattaaacatcagagaattcatactggagagaaacgttataaatgtagtgaatgtggaaaagccttcagccAGAGCACACATGTTATTCAGCATCaaagaatccatactggagagaaaccctatgaatgtaatcaatgtggaaaagccttcagcgAAAACTCATCTCTTACTCGACATCGGGTaatccattctggagaaaaaccacatgaatgcaatgaatgtggcaAAACTTTCCGGCATAGCTCATCTCTTAgtcaacatcagagaatccatactggagagaaaccctatgagtGTAGTACATGTCAGAAAACATTCAGTTGCAGATCATCACTTTGTAAACATAAGAGACTTCATATTGGGGAGAAGTTATGTAAATGAAATACATGTGATAAACTGTCAACAAGAGCTTATCCTTAAACACCTGAGGATTCATATTGAAATGGAAGTTTATAAATGTTGGTCACTATGTTTACTTATAAAGTACGTATTTTTAAAAGCTTCTTCATTACTTTAATGATCTGTATTTTCATCAATGTGTCCCAATTACTAGTACAGATCATGACTCCTTTACACATCAGTAGATAGAATGGCTGTAGGCTTTATTGTGTTTTTTGATCTCACAGGGCAAGTCTCCCCTCCACCAATCAGCCTTTTTCCATAAAAGTATCTCTTCATATTTTTgccaatttattttttcatattcatcTGTCCTTTCATCTAATTCTGTAAAAGAACCTTGTGGTACTTTAGCTGGTATTGTATCAAATCTAATAGTAAATCTAAATCATTTAACAACTGAATATTGACACCTTTACTGTATTTATTCAATACCTGTGGAAAGGTGTTCCTTCTCTATTTACCTATTTTAGTTTGGCCATAAtactttgtaatttaaaaaaaaatattgtgtttGTCTTAGTGAGTTACTACCCAAATAGTTGATTTTTGCCATTAATGTaaatcactttttcttttaaaaactagtttattattttctattaccCATCTAAAAGAATATAATTGTTTTGGGCAGATTTAGTTTCTGTGTTGATTCCTTACCGACCTCATCCCAATTTTTGTTGAAAATTTGAATTGtctatattttttcattgtgaacatttattcctttaatttcttattcttaCTGTAATTTCAAGCATTTCTAAAACTATGGCAAATAGAAGTGGTAATAGAGGAAATGCTTGCTTCATCTTTTTTTAGTGAGAAAGCATACATTTTCTGTTATACTTACTTCGGTAGATGTTACCATGTAAACAAAAACTTCCCTTTACTCCTATTGTGTGTGTCACAGATGGATACTATATTTTGACAGAAaacttttttggggagggggcgTTATTAGATTGTAACCTTGGGGCTTTATGTGTAAAGTAGTTTTTAAGCATGAATGCTTGAGCTCGAGAGCTGACATTGTAgtcagaaataaaggaaaaaatactctTGGAGTAACAGCAGAAGTGACACTGACTTTCGCTTGTGTCAAAGAGGGTTTGGGAGGGAAGTCATGTCCCTCTCATTGAACACAGTGAAAAGTAATAATACTGCTTACATAGACTAGTGCAATAGATAGACAACTCTCCTCGCTGTCCCCACCCCAAAAGACTGCAGTATCTACATGATAGGATTGTAATCAGAAActattgaaattttttaaagcactttgtaaatgatAAAGTGTTCCATGAACAAACTGTTATTTAAAATGTtcaattttgaataaaattcttgtgaaaactttttttttaatcaaccttATGTTAGTTCATATTAGTTGTAACTTTTTAACAAAATCACTTAAGGCTTATTTCATGTGATGgtcagtcattaagcatttattaagcatctactgtatgccaggcactgtgctaagctctaatTGGGTTCTGTGGTTGCAGAAATTTTGAAAACCACTGATGAAGGCCATTTCAGATCCCACTAATGTGATTTGCCGTATAGTTGCTGGGTCTAAAGTTGTCCTTCACACTGAGAACTGAAGAAAAAGCCCTGCAGTGGCTAGAGTAATTCATGCTTTTAACTGGCTTCTTAACTCTGTATCTTCACTTTATTGTCCCTCTAGTTTATAATGTATACAAACTGGAGGATATTAAGGGGATTTAACTACCTCATCCCCAGCAAAATGCTCTCTCCTCACTCAACAGTATTACCTTCAAGGATAGAGTTCTTAGGTACAGTGAGTCCTCTCCTGGATCTGACTCTTCTCTCCTTTGGTAGTTACAGAGTCTGAGCATTggttctctgtctccttctcccccaggTCTTTTAGAACATAGAGAATAGGTCATTGCCTTGATTTTTAGAGTCTCTTCTGCCTGTCCTTTACCCCCATTCTCACCCCCACTTAGTACCTTTTTCTCCCAATGTCTTTGGGCTATATTGGAGAAGTCTAATTTGTGAATAATGTAAGAAAAATTGTATGCTTCATTCTTTGAAATCTCATTAAGCTTCTTCATGGCTtagaaaatgagacaaaatttgTACGTATAGGTTATAGTTTGATCCAAACATGTCCAAATATCTTGATAATGATCACGTGATTCCCAGAGTCCAGTTCTTACAAGCAAGATTTCACCTAAGGTGAAGGATTCCCAGGCAGGGCCCATTTCTTCAACATCTCCCATAGCTCAAATTACTAGGCTGGATATAAAGCTAAGAACAGCTTTTCAGGATATTTGTATGGACATTCAATCATGCACTCACTTGAATGAAGAAAAATGGGATATCTCTCTTTTAAGAATGTTTTTGAAGtttcctgccttttctttctcaatcCCATTTCCCCCAAGCCACTTTCCAGTCCATGGTGCAATA from Notamacropus eugenii isolate mMacEug1 chromosome 1, mMacEug1.pri_v2, whole genome shotgun sequence includes these protein-coding regions:
- the LOC140521146 gene encoding uncharacterized protein → MATLLNPQCLTLHEQDWVLKIDVPWREDTILGRDKSELEAARQSFRWYQYPEAAGPQEALIQLQKLCFQWLRPEIHTKEQILELLVLEQFLTILPGDIRIWVKSQHPTNSKEVVSLVEDLIQTTEEKAVNPQDSSFLQVEERKEETMVPELLTLRSQESVTFKDVAVDFTQEEWGQLDSDQKDLYLAVMLENYRNLVSLGLPVSKQEVIFHKDQGKEPGILEREVSKDWDTGIESKGSVSNQATSIEESFLQRLKMVDSKNSQGQDWKWNVKINKKQHNWERHSEEVTITNRKIFDVLKDHECNKFERSYNLGSIPVPQRTDSIERRLHKYDTHDIVCNEFSDVLKCNTISSEKKPCNSNACEEASSDCSNLRQYHGLHNEDKMYKYNEPGKACSESIHHQGIHAEEKRYKCNECGKAFTRSTFLIQHQSIHTGEKHYKCNECSKAFNQRTHLVQHQRIHTGERPYECSHCGKAFSQRSHLVQHQRNHTGEKPYDCNECGKAFRDSSSLIRHQIIHTGEKTYECLECGKAFSHSSILTQHQRIHTGEKPYECKTCGKAFSHSSSLSHHQRIHTGEKPFECNECGKAFNNSSSFIKHQRIHTGEKRYKCSECGKAFSQSTHVIQHQRIHTGEKPYECNQCGKAFSENSSLTRHRVIHSGEKPHECNECGKTFRHSSSLSQHQRIHTGEKPYECSTCQKTFSCRSSLCKHKRLHIGEKLCK